The following proteins are encoded in a genomic region of Zea mays cultivar B73 chromosome 9, Zm-B73-REFERENCE-NAM-5.0, whole genome shotgun sequence:
- the LOC100276556 gene encoding DET1- and DDB1-associated protein 1-like produces the protein MGSPLGGWPSYNPHNFSQLVPADPSAQPSNVTPATYVATHRTDPPPNQVITTESRNILLRHFYQKSEKLRPKRPAPDNLAPENNNSNNKQPRGPVGDVGGQSSSARS, from the exons ATGGGGAGTCCTCTGGGCGGGTGGCCGTCTTACAACCCGCACAACTTCAGCCAGCTCGTCCCGGCCGACCCATCCGCACAGCCCTCG AATGTCACACCAGCCACTTATGTTGCGACCCACAGGACTGATCCGCCACCCAATCAAG TGATAACAACGGAGTCGAGGAACATCCTGCTGAGGCACTtctaccagaaatccgagaag CTGAGGCCCAAGAGACCTGCCCCGGACAACCTCGCTCCGGagaacaacaacagcaacaacaagCAGCCCAGGGGACCGGTCGGCGACGTCGGTGGGCAGTCGTCGAGCGCGAGAAGCTGA